The Thermodesulfobium sp. 4217-1 nucleotide sequence ATCAGAACGAAAAATTTTAAAATTTGCGTCTTTAATTAGCAGGTCATTAGATTCATACAAAAAGTTGACATTTTTAAACTCAATATAGTTAATGATGTTATTTTTTATACATTCATGTCCATCAACTATTAGTTCGTTTTCATTTAGGAGAGATAGAACTCTTTCTATACCAGCCCTCGATTCATAATATAGGCTAATGCTCTGAGAAATGCTGTTAATAGGTCCATATAAGGACTCTAAGTAAGAAATAAATATTATCAAGTCTCCAATGGTCAAATCATTTGACAAAACCTGTTTTACCCCAAACCACAATATCACTGCAGTACCCAAAGCGATTAGAACATTTACAACCCAGGCATGAATAGTTTCAAAAATATTAAGTTGGAGATTTAGACTAAGCGCGTCGCTGCTGGAGGTTTGGAATTTTTTGTATTCAGAATCTTCCATGTTAAAAATTCTCACGATATGCATATTATTTAAGAAGTATTCCACCGTAGACAATAGCTTGCTCTCTTTTTCCCTTAACTTATTTGAAACCTTAAAAATAGCCTTATTTAGAAAAGAGATAGACAAAAACAAAACAGGGATAGTAAAGAAGAATACAAATAAAAGCTTTTGATTGATTTGAAATATCACAATAAATATTCCAAAGAGAAGAATTATTGAAGAAATCAAAGGAAAAATTATTTTTGTTGCTATGACCTGAATTGACTGAGTGTCATTTATAGTTCTATATATTATGTCACCTGCTGATTTTTTATTAAAATATGAGATCTGAATTTTCTGTAATTTTCTATAAATATCCAACCTAATATCGGTCAATATTGCGTTTCCAAAATATATTTTAGATATATTATTCAGCAGTACAAACGCGCCTAACAGAAAATATATTAATACAAATGACGCACAAAGAATAAATAGTTGGATATCGAAAGGCAGATAACCCACAGCACTAAAAGGCAGATTTTTCTTTTCAATTAGATAATCAAATGCAAATTTTACAGGCCAGGGCTTAAGAAGTTGAAATAGTTGGATAAAAAGAATCTGAAATATTATAAAAAGTGTAATTTTTTTATAACGAAAGAAAAACTTAAAAATATCTTTCATTCTATATGAAGTTAATATCTTGAAAATGGAATGGTATAAAGAGGCGTATCGGGTGAAATTTCATTAATAACTTTATCCAATAGTTTAAGCTTTCTCTCAGAATCTAACCATGCCCATTGCCCGTTTGGGTTTATCTCCAAAAAATAGTACTTATCTTCGCCATATAGAAAGTCAAACCTTCCAAAGTGAAGTTTTAGTTCTCTCATAAACTGAAAAATAGAATCCCTTACACAGTCTGGCAGAATGTGTGGCAACCACATATCAGTAGTAGTATCAACCGAAAGCTCTCTCCAGTCAATCGTTTTATCAAGAAAAGAAGTTCTATCAAGTTCAAAAGCAAATATTTCATCCCTTACAAATACTACC carries:
- a CDS encoding ABC transporter ATP-binding protein, with product MKDIFKFFFRYKKITLFIIFQILFIQLFQLLKPWPVKFAFDYLIEKKNLPFSAVGYLPFDIQLFILCASFVLIYFLLGAFVLLNNISKIYFGNAILTDIRLDIYRKLQKIQISYFNKKSAGDIIYRTINDTQSIQVIATKIIFPLISSIILLFGIFIVIFQINQKLLFVFFFTIPVLFLSISFLNKAIFKVSNKLREKESKLLSTVEYFLNNMHIVRIFNMEDSEYKKFQTSSSDALSLNLQLNIFETIHAWVVNVLIALGTAVILWFGVKQVLSNDLTIGDLIIFISYLESLYGPINSISQSISLYYESRAGIERVLSLLNENELIVDGHECIKNNIINYIEFKNVNFLYESNDLLIKDANFKIFRSDKVALVGKSGSGKTTIASLLIRFIEPTMGDILINDKDIKEFKLGSLRDSICLVGQRPILFNGTILENIKYSNFDKSDCDIDEILKIVCLDDFVKNLPDGIHTHVGERGYMLSEGQRQRISLARALLTNAGVFIFDEATSAIDINTQKDLFENIMNRFQDKTIVYTTHRPENLRYSDYLLVIQEGRIFKTDKTDYKI